A DNA window from Malus domestica chromosome 12, GDT2T_hap1 contains the following coding sequences:
- the LOC103450622 gene encoding (-)-germacrene D synthase-like, giving the protein MSSLEVPLSQSSSPNDTFDPKPSATFSPSIWGDHFLSYASLEVDVELEQHVQELKEEVRRMLMTSVENVSQKLNLIDDIQRLGVSYHFGNEIEEILQKIHENSYDLDDLYTTALHFRLLRQQGYNVSCDLFNKFKDGDGKFKETLVDDVVGLLSLYEATHLRIHGEEILDEALTFTTTQLELTIYRLSPPLAKTVTHALNQQLRKGLPRVEARYYLSVYEELRESPNETLLTFAKLDFNRLQRVHQKELSEITRWWKDLDVPNKLPFARDRLVEVYFCWSMSVYFQPQYSFARRTSCKVTAITSIMDDIYDTHGKFEELELFTEAIERWDVSAIDQLPEYMKLCYRALLNIYSEIHEKLAHEGKLYRIDHAREAMKNQVRGFFDEAKLFRQNHMPSLDEYMSVSLMTCGYPLLITTSFVGMEEATIDSFDWLLTSPQAVKAASTVTRLMDDIADHKLEQEREHFASAVNCYMRKYGATEEEAIIELRRQVNNAWKDINEACLHPTAVAMPLLIRILNFARVMDVVYKCEDGYNNADGGLKDFIVSTLVEPVAL; this is encoded by the exons ATGTCTTCTCTGGAAGTTCCACTATCTCAATCTTCAAGCCCAAATGACACTTTTGATCCTAAGCCTTCAGCCACTTTTTCTCCCAGCATTTGGGGTGACCATTTTCTGTCCTATGCTTCTTTG GAAGTGGATGTTGAACTTGAACAACATGTACAAGAACTGAAGGAAGAAGTGAGAAGGATGCTAATGACTTCAGTTGAAAATGTTTCACAAAAGCTGAACTTGATTGATGACATTCAGCGCTTAGGTGTGTCCTACCATTTTGGAAATGAGATTGAAGAAATTTTACAGAAAATTCACGAGAACTCATATGATTTGGATGACCTGTACACCACTGCTCTTCATTTTCGACTGCTTAGACAACAAGGTTATAACGTTTCATGCG ACTTATTCAACAAATTCAAGGACGGTGATGGAAAATTCAAGGAAACACTCGTTGATGATGTTGTAGGACTACTAAGCTTGTATGAAGCCACACACCTTAGAATACATGGAGAGGAGATACTAGATGAGGCACTAACCTTCACAACCACGCAGCTTGAGTTGACTATATACCGTCTAAGCCCCCCACTTGCAAAAACAGTAACCCATGCCTTAAATCAGCAGCTCCGAAAGGGTTTACCAAGGGTTGAAGCAAGGTATTACTTGTCTGTCTACGAGGAACTAAGAGAATCACCAAATGAAACTCTCCTAACGTTCGCCAAGTTGGATTTCAACCGACTGCAACGAGTCCATCAGAAAGAACTAAGCGAAATCACAAG GTGGTGGAAGGACTTGGACGTGCCAAACAAGCTACCTTTCGCAAGAGACAGATTGGTTGAGGTCTACTTCTGCTGGAGTATGTCTGTCTACTTTCAGCCTCAGTATTCCTTTGCTAGGAGGACATCATGCAAAGTTACCGCTATAACATCCATTATGGATGACATTTATGATACACATGGAAAATTTGAAGAACTAGAGCTCTTTACTGAAGCTATTGAGAG GTGGGATGTCTCAGCTATAGATCAACTACCAGAGTATATGAAACTTTGCTATCGTGCATTGTTGAATATATACAGTGAAATTCATGAAAAGCTTGCGCACGAGGGGAAATTATATCGCATCGACCATGCAAGAGAAGCG ATGAAGAACCAAGTTAGAGGCTTCTTCGATGAAGCGAAATTGTTCCGCCAGAATCACATGCCATCATTGGATGAATACATGTCTGTATCACTCATGACCTGTGGCTACCCGTTGCTAATAACCACATCGTTTGTTGGAATGGAAGAAGCTACAATAGACTCCTTTGATTGGTTGTTAACTTCCCCTCAAGCAGTGAAGGCTGCATCAACAGTTACCAGACTTATGGATGACATAGCGGACCATAAG CTTGAGCAAGAGAGAGAACATTTTGCCTCAGCTGTGAACTGTTACATGAGAAAATATGGTGCCACAGAAGAAGAAGCGATAATCGAACTTCGAAGACAAGTGAATAATGCATGGAAGGACATAAACGAAGCGTGCCTCCACCCTACCGCTGTCGCCATGCCCCTGCTAATTCGTATTCTCAATTTTGCTCGGGTCATGGATGTTGTGTACAAGTGCGAAGATGGCTACAATAATGCTGACGGTGGGCTAAAAGATTTTATAGTTTCTACACTAGTGGAACCCGTGGCTTTATAA